From the genome of Microcoleus sp. FACHB-672:
TCGCTAAATCAGCGGGATCAATTTCTTGATTTGCCATGACAGCTACCCCGTTTAAGGTCAGACTTCCATTACCGGGAACTGAGGTGATTTTAATCTTGCCCAGAGGTTGGTTCTCTAAATCCTCAAAGGCGCTTTCAAAGTCGGTTGCCGAAAAAGTAATGACGGTGCCGGCACTTCCTGTTTTTCTGACTGTACTAACAATCGGCAACTCATTTGTCGCGTTCATCACCCCGTAAACGTCCTTGTTATCTAGCGCGACGCCAGGGATCGTGGGGTTAACGTTAGCAGTGTCAGCCTTGTCGGCAGCGTCATTACCGCTGAAGTTGGGTAGTCCATCGACTGCCGTGACGATAGGGAGGCTAGACGGCATCCCCTGGTTGTTGCCGTTGGTGTTGGTTGTGGACTGCATGGCAAAAATGGCCCCACCTTTACCTTCGCCAGGAGTTGCCCATGTGCCGGCGATGGCAGTGTTGCTGGTGTTGCCTTCACCCCCGATGGCACTGTTGTTGTTGAAGGTTGTGCCTTTGAGGTTTAATGTGCCGGTGCGAATAAAGATCGCTCCCCCCAAGCCGCCTCCACCGCCGCCCGTGCTGGCTGCTGAGTAGGTGTAGTCACCGCTATTGCCGCCGAAACTGCCTCCATAGCCGTCGCCGCCACCGCCGCTACCGCCGCCACCGTAGCCGCCACCGCCGAAGCCGCCACCGCCGAAGCCGCCGCCGCCGAAGCCGCCGTCGCCCCCCAGGGCGTCATCCCCACCACCGCCGCCGCCGAAGCCTCCATAGCCGAGGAAAAAGCCGCCACCGCCGAAGCCGCCGCTGTAGCTGCCGCTGCCGTAGTGGAAAACGGAAATGCCGGCGTAGCCTCCATAGTTGCCACTGCCGCCGTAGCCACCGCTGTAGCTGATTGCGGAGCCAAACAGACCACCGCCGCCCCCCATGTCGGCAGCATTTCCAAACATCCCTCCACCGCCGCCGACGCCACTGCCGCCGTTGCCACCGATAGCCGTGTTACCACTGAAGGTGATGTTGTTCAGGCTGACACTGCCGGCATAGATGAACAAACCGCCCCCCATGCCGGCACCGCCACCATTGCCATTTCCCCCCTGCGCCCGTCCACCAGAAATGGTTAAGTTGGAGAAGTTGACTGTGCCTGACTTGATGAAGAAGGGACGCACGTCACCGGCATCGTTCGTGTTATTGCCGTTAACATCCCCACTGACGGTGAAATTATTGCCAATAATGTCTATATTGCTATTAATCAGCGTCAGGGGAATTGCTGTAAACCGGACGTTGGTTTGCAGGGTAATTGTGTCATCCCCTGCGATGCTATTCGCTTGCTTAATGGCGTAACTCAACGTGCCGGCGGTGTTGCCAATTCCGTCGTCAGTCGCAACCGTGACATCAAAGTTTGCCAGGACATACTCATAATCTTCAATCGCTTCGGCAGAGAAGGGAGTTGCCGTTTCAATGTTGCCAGATGCGATTTCTAAATCCCAATCTGCCCCAAGTGCGCTGCTGCCGGTTTTGTTATCAGATGCAGCAATATCTGCGCCAGTGATTTCGCTCAGACGTGCAATAAAAGACGGGTCAGCCGCTACATCGCACCCGTACAATAAAATGTCGGCAGTTTCACCCAAATTTATTCGCCACTGCTGCAATAAATTTGAATAGCTTTCTAAGTTTTCACGGTTGAGTTGGGTTGCTCCGAGTTTTAAACTGCCCGGACTCCCGTGTGAAATAATATGAACCGCGCTCAGATTGGAAGTGCCGGTGATAATTTCGTTAATTTGCTCGACGCCATCTTGGGTTCCATCAAGGATGACTACTTGTGTACTTGCGGCAATGCCGGCGAGCAGTTGTTGATAATTTTCAACCGTTGGATCGACAATAATGATTTGCGGCTGTCCCAGGTTTGTTTCGGTATTCATAGTATTGGCTCTTTTCCTTAGAGTTAATTGAATTCCTGCGATGCTTTGCTGTATTAAAAATGGTTTAACTCCAGAAGCGTTAAATTGGCTTGTTTCCTAGCTCAAAAACTGTGCCTCTGGTAGTAAAACTCAGGATTTTTATCTACTATACAAAGCTTTGACAAACTTAATCCGTCTGTGGATTGAAGCTTAGGGAGTTTGGGGTGCATTTGCTTTGAGTTTGGCTACCATAAGATTGGCTTTGCTATAGCTTGGTTCTGCCCAAAATGACAGGTTGTTAAATCGCTCAAATAAGTCAGGCGGTAGAATGGTCTGTCTCGGCTGAAATTCAACTTTTTTGCGGATACTGTGCAGCCCTCGTGTTTTGAGTTTGACATCAAATTCTGCTGCCTCATACTCGACGTTTTCATAATAATGTCCAAAATTTTCTTCCCTAATAAATTGATAAATCAAGGCGATTGTTTTATCGGGTCTTTGAGTAAATAGCTCGTAATCAATCAGCAGCAGCCGATGCGAATGTTCGCTATAAAATGCTTCTTTGAGGGCAGTATAAGCAAAACCTACCAATCTGCCACCTTGAGTTAAGGCTTCAGTTCTGCTATAAACGGTTGCCCGTTCTGTCGCGTTGCAAAATAACCCAGAAACATCAAAAGCATTTTGGCGAATTAATCGCTCAATGCTGTCCATCACCCAAGCGATATTTCTGACGCAGCAAATAATTTTAGCATCAGGAAATAATTCCGCAATTAAGCTTAATTTCGCGCACTAAAGTCGGTTGGTATCAAATGGTATCAAAAATAACGCCTTGCTCTGCTTGGGGTTGGTAGTAAGCTGAAAAAATGCTTAATATTAAGGCTTGTTTTTGTTCTGGCGAGATAAAAACAGAATATTCATTATTTTCACTCATGGCTTCCAGCATCCGTTCAACTAATCCCCCAACGGGAGAAGTCATACCGGCGTGAAACCGGGGATTTTGTCGCAGAATTGCAGAGAGTAATGTGGAACCCGAACGCGGTAGTCCAGAAATAAAGTGAATTTTATTAAGCATAGTATAAAATACGAAAGAGCAACTTAAACACGGCCTTAACAATCGCCAGAGTTAAAGCTTTGTAAACTTTAATCACCAGCAAAATTAAGTGTTAAGAATGAGCAACAATTGCCCACATACGATCTAGGTGATCAGCTTAAGGCGTTCTGCTAGGGCAAAAAGCCTTAATAGCCAGGTGAATATCCGCTCAAATGCAGATAACTATCCGTTTGATTTCATCAAGTAAAAATAGCCCGGCGGATTGATAAGTAGTGAAGGAAGGCTAATTTTCTGGCAACGCAACCCGTCTTGAAAATGACGGAAACAAGTAATTTTCAAGGCTGGAGAGGATTATGAAGCTGAGTTCGGTTCTGTAGCATTGAAAGAATTTCCAGAAGATGTGGCACGATTTTGACACGCCTACAATTTCTACTGTAACTAATAAAAATCTGTCTGTGTAGAGGTAATTATTATTATTAAATAAAATAAATATAAGTTAAAGTTTGTGCTTTTCGTTCTGTTGTAAAGCCGGCACTCAATATTATAGGGTGCGTGAGCCACGCACCCTACTCCACTTGTAGCAGCAAACTTCTCAAGCCCAACCGTCTTATACCTTTTGCCTTACATCTGAGCAAGGCAGAGGAAATGTGCAACTACACTTGAACAAAATCATTGACAGTGATCAAGCTGGGTTGCACGCCGATTAGTGTGACTAAAAGTTCATCACCGGCAAGAATTAAAGTGGCATTATTACCTGCAGTAATCGTGAGATTCTCAAACGTTAAACCGGCACTTAAACCCAGCAAATCTTCCCCATCCGTAAAATCGGCAATAGTATCACTGCCGGCACAAGTGGATATTGTCAGAGATGGGCTAAACGAACTTACCGAGAAATTGAGAGCGGGTGGCCAAAGCGCGTAAATATTTAAAGAGAGCAGCCTGCCGTTAAGCAGACCACTCTCCCACACAAAGGACAAAATAATGACCGACCAAGATCACCTTAAGCCTACCCGAAGCCTAACACCGCGCTCTGCCGGCTGTAAAGACGCTACGCTTCCATTAAAAACGGGGTGCCGGCGAACACCCCGAAATCGCTGAAATGATAGTTTTGAAAATTGCTTTTTGCCCTTCAAAGCTATGCACATAAAAAGCTATG
Proteins encoded in this window:
- a CDS encoding sulfotransferase, with product MAELFPDAKIICCVRNIAWVMDSIERLIRQNAFDVSGLFCNATERATVYSRTEALTQGGRLVGFAYTALKEAFYSEHSHRLLLIDYELFTQRPDKTIALIYQFIREENFGHYYENVEYEAAEFDVKLKTRGLHSIRKKVEFQPRQTILPPDLFERFNNLSFWAEPSYSKANLMVAKLKANAPQTP
- a CDS encoding sulfotransferase, which encodes MLNKIHFISGLPRSGSTLLSAILRQNPRFHAGMTSPVGGLVERMLEAMSENNEYSVFISPEQKQALILSIFSAYYQPQAEQGVIFDTI